A genome region from Macaca nemestrina isolate mMacNem1 chromosome 20, mMacNem.hap1, whole genome shotgun sequence includes the following:
- the LOC105495398 gene encoding alpha-actinin-4 isoform X5: protein MEDYEKLASDLLEWIRRTIPWLEDRVPQKTIQEMQQKLEDFRDYRRVHKPPKVQEKCQLEINFNTLQTKLRLSNRPAFMPSEGKMVSDINNGWQHLEQAEKGYEEWLLNEIRRLERLDHLAEKFRQKASIHEAWTDGKEAMLKHRDYETATLSDIKALIRKHEAFESDLAAHQDRVEQIAAIAQELNELDYYDSHNVNTRCQKICDQWDALGSLTHSRREALEKTEKQLEAIDQLHLEYAKRAAPFNNWMESAMEDLQDMFIVHTIEEIEGLISAHDQFKSTLPDADREREAILAIHKEAQRIAESNHIKLSGSNPYTTVTPQIINSKWEKVQQLVPKRDHALLEEQSKQQSNEHLRRQFASQANVVGPWIQTKMEEIGRISIEMNGTLEDQLSHLKQYERSIVDYKPNLDLLEQQHQLIQEALIFDNKHTNYTMEHIRVGWEQLLTTIARTINEVENQILTRDAKGISQEQMQEFRASFNHFDKDHGGALGPEEFKACLISLGYDVENDRQGEAEFNRIMSLVDPNHSGLVTFQAFIDFMSRETTDTDTADQVIASFKVLAGDKNFITAEELRRELPPDQAEYCIARMAPYQGPDAVPGALDYKSFSTALYGESDL from the exons ATGGAGGACTACGAGAAGTTGGCCAGCGAC CTCCTGGAGTGGATCCGGCGCACCATCCCCTGGCTGGAGGACCGTGTGCCCCAAAAGACTATCCAGGAGATGCAGCAGAAGCTAGAGGACTTCCGCGACTACCGGCGCGTACACAAGCCACCCAAGGTGCAGGAGAAGTGCCAGCTGGAGATCAACTTCAACACGCTGCAGACCAAGCTGCGCCTCAGCAACCGGCCTGCCTTCATGCCCTCTGAGGGCAAGATGGTCTCG GACATCAACAACGGCTGGCAGCACTTGGAGCAGGCTGAGAAGGGCTATGAGGAGTGGTTGCTGAATGAGATCCGCAGGCTGGAGCGGCTCGACCACCTGGCAGAGAAGTTCCGGCAGAAGGCCTCCATCCACGAGGCCTGGACTGACG GGAAGGAAGCCATGCTGAAGCACCGGGACTACGAGACGGCCACCCTGTCAGACATCAAAGCCCTCATTCGCAAGCACGAGGCCTTCGAGAGCGACCTGGCTGCGCACCAGGACCGCGTGGAGCAGATCGCCGCCATTGCCCAGGAGCTCAA CGAGCTGGATTACTACGACTCCCACAATGTCAACACCCGGTGCCAGAAGATCTGCGACCAGTGGGACGCCCTCGGCTCTCTGACCCACAGTCGCAGGGAAGccctggag AAAACAGAGAAGCAGCTGGAGGCCATCGACCAGCTGCACCTGGAGTATGCCAAGCGCGCGGCCCCCTTCAACAACTGGATGGAGAGCGCCATGGAGGACCTCCAGGACATGTTCATCGTCCACACCATCGAGGAGATTGAG GGCCTGATCTCAGCCCATGACCAGTTCAAGTCCACCTTGCCGGACGCCGACAGGGAGcgcgaggccatcctggccatcCACAAGGAGGCCCAGAGGATTGCTGAGAGCAACCACATCAAGCTGTCAGGCAGCAACCCCTACACCACTGTCACCCCGCAGATCATCAACTCCAAGTGGGAGAAG GTGCAGCAGCTGGTGCCAAAACGGGACCACGCCCTCCTGGAGGAGCAGAGCAAGCAGCAGTCCAATGAGCACCTGCGCCGCCAGTTTGCCAGCCAGGCCAACGTCGTGGGCCCCTGGATCCAGACCAAGATGGAG GAGATCGGGCGCATCTCCATTGAGATGAACGGGACCCTGGAGGACCAGCTGAGCCACCTGAAGCAGTATGAACGCAGCATCGTGGACTACAAGCCCAACCTGGACCTGCTGGAGCAGCAGCACCAGCTCATCCAGGAGGCCCTCATCTTCGACAACAAGCACACCAACTACACCATGGAG CACATTCGCGTGGGCTGGGAGCAGCTGCTCACCACCATTGCCCGCACCATCAACGAGGTGGAGAACCAGATCCTCACCCGCGACGCCAAGGGCATCAGCCAGGAGCAGATGCAGGAGTTCCGGGCATCCTTCAACCACTTCGACAAG GACCATGGCGGGGCGCTGGGGCCCGAGGAGTTCAAGGCCTGCCTCATCAGCCTGGGCTACGACGTGGAGAACGACCGGCAG GGTGAGGCCGAGTTCAACCGCATCATGAGCCTGGTTGACCCCAACCACAGCGGCCTTGTGACCTTCCAAGCCTTCATCGACTTCATGTCTCGGGAGACCACCGACACCGACACGGCCGACCAGGTCATCGCCTCCTTCAAGGTCCTGGCAGGGGACAAG AACTTCATCACAGCTGAGGAGCTGCGGAGAGAGCTGCCCCCCGACCAGGCTGAGTACTGCATTGCCCGCATGGCACCATACCAGGGCCCCGACGCTGTGCCCGGCGCCCTCGACTACAAGTCCTTCTCCACAGCCCTGTATGGCGAGAGCGACCTGTGA
- the LOC105495400 gene encoding calpain-12 isoform X4, with the protein MFVHSEQRNEFWAPLLEKAYAKLHGSYEVMRGGHMNEAFVDFTGGVGEVLYLRQNSMGLFSALRHALAKESLVGATALSDRGEYRTEEGLVKGHAYSVTGTHKVFLGFTKVRLLRLRNPWGRVEWTGAWSDSCPRWDALPTECRDALLVKKEDGEFWMELRDFLLHFDTVQICSLSPEVLGPSPDGGGWHVHTFQGRWVRGFNSGGSQPSAETFWTNPQFRLTLLEPDEEEDEDEEGPWGGWGASGAWGPARGGRTPKCTVLLSLTQRNRRRLRAKGLTYLTVGFHVFQIPEELLGLWDSPRSRALLPRLLRADRSPLSARRDVSRRCRLRPGHYLVVPSTAHAGDEADFTLRVFSERRHTAVEIDDVISADLQALQGPYLPLELDLEQLFKELAGEEEELNASQLQALLSIALEPARVHTRTPREIGLRTCEQLLQCFGHGQSLALHHFQRLWGHLLEWQAIFHKFDEDASGTMNSFELRLALNAAGFHLNNQLTQALTSRYRDSRLHVDFERFVSCVAQLTCIFCHCSQHLDGGEGVICLTHRQWMEAATFS; encoded by the exons ATGTTCGTGCACTCGGAACAGCGGAACGAGTTCTGGGCCCCACTCCTGGAGAAGGCCTATGCCAA GCTCCACGGCTCTTACGAGGTGATGCGGGGCGGCCACATGAATGAGGCTTTTGTGGACTTCACAGGCGGCGTGGGTGAGGTGCTCTATCTGAGACAAAACAGCATGGGGCTCTTCTCTGCCCTGCGCCATGCCCTGGCCAAGGAGTCCCTTGTGGGCGCCACTGCCCTG AGTGATCGGGGCGAGTACCGCACAGAAGAAGGCCTGGTGAAGGGACACGCGTATTCCGTCACGGGCACACACAAG GTGTTCCTGGGCTTCACCAAGGTGCGGCTGCTGCGGCTGCGGAACCCATGGGGCCGCGTGGAGTGGACCGGGGCCTGGAGTGACAG CTGCCCACGCTGGGACGCACTCCCCACCGAGTGCCGCGATGCCCTGCTGGTGAAAAAGGAGGATGGCGAGTTCTG GATGGAGCTGCGGGACTTCCTCCTCCACTTCGACACGGTGCAGATCTGCTCGCTGAGCCCGGAGGTGCTGGGCCCCAGCCCGGACGGGGGCGGCTGGCACGTCCACACCTTCCAAGGCCGCTGGGTGCGCGGCTTCAACTCCGGCGGGAGCCAGCCGAGTGCTG AAACCTTCTGGACCAATCCTCAGTTCCGTTTAACGCTGCTGGAACCCGAcgaggaggaggacgaggatgAGGAAGGGCCCTGGGGGGGTTGGGGGGCTTCAGGGGCGTGGGGCCCAGCGCGGGGGGGCCGCACGCCCAAGTGCACCGTCCTTCTGTCCCTCACCCAGCGCAACCGACGGCGCCTGAGAGCCAAGGGCCTCACTTACCTCACCGTGGGCTTCCACGTGTTCCAG ATTCCAGAGGAG CTGCTGGGCCTCTGGGACTCCCCGCGCAGCCGCGCGCTCCTGCCCCGGCTGCTGCGCGCCGACCGCTCGCCCCTCAGCGCCCGCCGCGACGTGAGCCGCCGCTGCCGCCTGCGCCCGGGCCACTACCTGGTGGTGCCGAGCACCGCCCACGCCGGCGACGAGGCCGACTTCACTCTGCGTGTCTTCTCCGAGCGCCGCCACACGGCCGT GGAGATCGACGACGTGATCAGCGCAGACCTGCAGGCTCTCCAG GGCCCCTACCTGCCCCTGGAGCTGGATTTGGAGCAGCTGTTTAAGGAGCTGGCTGGAGAG GAGGAAGAGCTCAATGCCTCGCAGCTGCAGGCCTTACTAAGCATTGCCCTGGAGCCTG CCAGGGTCCACACCCGCACCCCCAGAGAGATCGGGCTCAGGACCTGTGAGCAGCTGCTGCAGTGTTTCGGG cATGGGCAAAGCCTGGCCTTACACCACTTCCAGCGGCTCTGGGGCCACCTCCTGGAGTGGCAG GCCATATTCCACAAGTTCGATGAGGATGCCTCTGGAACCATGAACTCCTTCGAGCTGAGGCTGGCACTGAATGCGGCAG GCTTCCACCTGAACAACCAGCTGACCCAGGCCCTCACCAGCCGCTACCGGGATAGCCGTCTGCATGTGGACTTCGAGCGGTTTGTGTCCTGTGTGGCCCAGCTCACCTGCATCTTCT GCCACTGCAGCCAGCACCTGGATGGGGGCGAAGGGGTCATCTGCCTGACCCACAGACAG TGGATGGAGGCGGCCACCTTCTCCTAG
- the LOC105495400 gene encoding calpain-12 isoform X1, giving the protein MACSSGRVTIQLVDEEAGVGAGGLQLFRGQSYEAIRAACLDSGILFRDPYFPAGPDALGYDQLGPDSEKAKDVKWMRPHEFCAEPKFICEDMSRTDVCQGSLGNCWFLAAAASLTLYPRLLRRVVPPGQDFQHGYAGVFHFQLWQFGRWVDVVVDDRLPVREGKLMFVHSEQRNEFWAPLLEKAYAKLHGSYEVMRGGHMNEAFVDFTGGVGEVLYLRQNSMGLFSALRHALAKESLVGATALSDRGEYRTEEGLVKGHAYSVTGTHKVFLGFTKVRLLRLRNPWGRVEWTGAWSDSCPRWDALPTECRDALLVKKEDGEFWMELRDFLLHFDTVQICSLSPEVLGPSPDGGGWHVHTFQGRWVRGFNSGGSQPSAETFWTNPQFRLTLLEPDEEEDEDEEGPWGGWGASGAWGPARGGRTPKCTVLLSLTQRNRRRLRAKGLTYLTVGFHVFQIPEELLGLWDSPRSRALLPRLLRADRSPLSARRDVSRRCRLRPGHYLVVPSTAHAGDEADFTLRVFSERRHTAVEIDDVISADLQALQGPYLPLELDLEQLFKELAGEEEELNASQLQALLSIALEPARVHTRTPREIGLRTCEQLLQCFGHGQSLALHHFQRLWGHLLEWQAIFHKFDEDASGTMNSFELRLALNAAGFHLNNQLTQALTSRYRDSRLHVDFERFVSCVAQLTCIFCHCSQHLDGGEGVICLTHRQWMEAATFS; this is encoded by the exons ATGGCGTGCAGCAGTGGGAGGGTCACCATCCAGCTCGTGGACGAGGAGGCTGGGGTCGGAGCTGGGGGCCTGCAGCTCTTTCGGGGCCAGAGCTATGAGGCAATCCGGGCAGCCTGTCTGGATTCGGGGATCCTGTTCCGTGACCCTTACTTCCCTGCTGGCCCTGATGCCCTTGGCTATGACCAGCTGGGGCCTGACTCGGAGAAGGCCAAAGATGTGAAATGGATGAGGCCCCAT GAGTTCTGTGCTGAGCCGAAGTTCATCTGTGAAGACATGAGCCGCACAGATGTGTGTCAGGGGAGCCTGG GTAACTGCTGGTTCCTTGCGGCCGCCGCCTCCCTTACTCTGTATCCCCGGCTCCTGCGCCGGGTGGTCCCTCCTGGACAGGATTTCCAGCATGGCTACGCAGGTGTCTTCCACTTCCAG CTCTGGCAGTTTGGCCGCTGGGTGGACGTCGTGGTGGATGACAGGCTGCCTGTGCGCGAGGGGAAGCTGATGTTCGTGCACTCGGAACAGCGGAACGAGTTCTGGGCCCCACTCCTGGAGAAGGCCTATGCCAA GCTCCACGGCTCTTACGAGGTGATGCGGGGCGGCCACATGAATGAGGCTTTTGTGGACTTCACAGGCGGCGTGGGTGAGGTGCTCTATCTGAGACAAAACAGCATGGGGCTCTTCTCTGCCCTGCGCCATGCCCTGGCCAAGGAGTCCCTTGTGGGCGCCACTGCCCTG AGTGATCGGGGCGAGTACCGCACAGAAGAAGGCCTGGTGAAGGGACACGCGTATTCCGTCACGGGCACACACAAG GTGTTCCTGGGCTTCACCAAGGTGCGGCTGCTGCGGCTGCGGAACCCATGGGGCCGCGTGGAGTGGACCGGGGCCTGGAGTGACAG CTGCCCACGCTGGGACGCACTCCCCACCGAGTGCCGCGATGCCCTGCTGGTGAAAAAGGAGGATGGCGAGTTCTG GATGGAGCTGCGGGACTTCCTCCTCCACTTCGACACGGTGCAGATCTGCTCGCTGAGCCCGGAGGTGCTGGGCCCCAGCCCGGACGGGGGCGGCTGGCACGTCCACACCTTCCAAGGCCGCTGGGTGCGCGGCTTCAACTCCGGCGGGAGCCAGCCGAGTGCTG AAACCTTCTGGACCAATCCTCAGTTCCGTTTAACGCTGCTGGAACCCGAcgaggaggaggacgaggatgAGGAAGGGCCCTGGGGGGGTTGGGGGGCTTCAGGGGCGTGGGGCCCAGCGCGGGGGGGCCGCACGCCCAAGTGCACCGTCCTTCTGTCCCTCACCCAGCGCAACCGACGGCGCCTGAGAGCCAAGGGCCTCACTTACCTCACCGTGGGCTTCCACGTGTTCCAG ATTCCAGAGGAG CTGCTGGGCCTCTGGGACTCCCCGCGCAGCCGCGCGCTCCTGCCCCGGCTGCTGCGCGCCGACCGCTCGCCCCTCAGCGCCCGCCGCGACGTGAGCCGCCGCTGCCGCCTGCGCCCGGGCCACTACCTGGTGGTGCCGAGCACCGCCCACGCCGGCGACGAGGCCGACTTCACTCTGCGTGTCTTCTCCGAGCGCCGCCACACGGCCGT GGAGATCGACGACGTGATCAGCGCAGACCTGCAGGCTCTCCAG GGCCCCTACCTGCCCCTGGAGCTGGATTTGGAGCAGCTGTTTAAGGAGCTGGCTGGAGAG GAGGAAGAGCTCAATGCCTCGCAGCTGCAGGCCTTACTAAGCATTGCCCTGGAGCCTG CCAGGGTCCACACCCGCACCCCCAGAGAGATCGGGCTCAGGACCTGTGAGCAGCTGCTGCAGTGTTTCGGG cATGGGCAAAGCCTGGCCTTACACCACTTCCAGCGGCTCTGGGGCCACCTCCTGGAGTGGCAG GCCATATTCCACAAGTTCGATGAGGATGCCTCTGGAACCATGAACTCCTTCGAGCTGAGGCTGGCACTGAATGCGGCAG GCTTCCACCTGAACAACCAGCTGACCCAGGCCCTCACCAGCCGCTACCGGGATAGCCGTCTGCATGTGGACTTCGAGCGGTTTGTGTCCTGTGTGGCCCAGCTCACCTGCATCTTCT GCCACTGCAGCCAGCACCTGGATGGGGGCGAAGGGGTCATCTGCCTGACCCACAGACAG TGGATGGAGGCGGCCACCTTCTCCTAG
- the LOC105495400 gene encoding calpain-12 isoform X2, translating to MSAPGLGPRSPPLSLRLLGGRRRHCILDRGGRRKLVWFLAWPESDSGVGWGRQVRCRAQEFCAEPKFICEDMSRTDVCQGSLGNCWFLAAAASLTLYPRLLRRVVPPGQDFQHGYAGVFHFQLWQFGRWVDVVVDDRLPVREGKLMFVHSEQRNEFWAPLLEKAYAKLHGSYEVMRGGHMNEAFVDFTGGVGEVLYLRQNSMGLFSALRHALAKESLVGATALSDRGEYRTEEGLVKGHAYSVTGTHKVFLGFTKVRLLRLRNPWGRVEWTGAWSDSCPRWDALPTECRDALLVKKEDGEFWMELRDFLLHFDTVQICSLSPEVLGPSPDGGGWHVHTFQGRWVRGFNSGGSQPSAETFWTNPQFRLTLLEPDEEEDEDEEGPWGGWGASGAWGPARGGRTPKCTVLLSLTQRNRRRLRAKGLTYLTVGFHVFQIPEELLGLWDSPRSRALLPRLLRADRSPLSARRDVSRRCRLRPGHYLVVPSTAHAGDEADFTLRVFSERRHTAVEIDDVISADLQALQGPYLPLELDLEQLFKELAGEEEELNASQLQALLSIALEPARVHTRTPREIGLRTCEQLLQCFGHGQSLALHHFQRLWGHLLEWQAIFHKFDEDASGTMNSFELRLALNAAGFHLNNQLTQALTSRYRDSRLHVDFERFVSCVAQLTCIFCHCSQHLDGGEGVICLTHRQWMEAATFS from the exons GAGTTCTGTGCTGAGCCGAAGTTCATCTGTGAAGACATGAGCCGCACAGATGTGTGTCAGGGGAGCCTGG GTAACTGCTGGTTCCTTGCGGCCGCCGCCTCCCTTACTCTGTATCCCCGGCTCCTGCGCCGGGTGGTCCCTCCTGGACAGGATTTCCAGCATGGCTACGCAGGTGTCTTCCACTTCCAG CTCTGGCAGTTTGGCCGCTGGGTGGACGTCGTGGTGGATGACAGGCTGCCTGTGCGCGAGGGGAAGCTGATGTTCGTGCACTCGGAACAGCGGAACGAGTTCTGGGCCCCACTCCTGGAGAAGGCCTATGCCAA GCTCCACGGCTCTTACGAGGTGATGCGGGGCGGCCACATGAATGAGGCTTTTGTGGACTTCACAGGCGGCGTGGGTGAGGTGCTCTATCTGAGACAAAACAGCATGGGGCTCTTCTCTGCCCTGCGCCATGCCCTGGCCAAGGAGTCCCTTGTGGGCGCCACTGCCCTG AGTGATCGGGGCGAGTACCGCACAGAAGAAGGCCTGGTGAAGGGACACGCGTATTCCGTCACGGGCACACACAAG GTGTTCCTGGGCTTCACCAAGGTGCGGCTGCTGCGGCTGCGGAACCCATGGGGCCGCGTGGAGTGGACCGGGGCCTGGAGTGACAG CTGCCCACGCTGGGACGCACTCCCCACCGAGTGCCGCGATGCCCTGCTGGTGAAAAAGGAGGATGGCGAGTTCTG GATGGAGCTGCGGGACTTCCTCCTCCACTTCGACACGGTGCAGATCTGCTCGCTGAGCCCGGAGGTGCTGGGCCCCAGCCCGGACGGGGGCGGCTGGCACGTCCACACCTTCCAAGGCCGCTGGGTGCGCGGCTTCAACTCCGGCGGGAGCCAGCCGAGTGCTG AAACCTTCTGGACCAATCCTCAGTTCCGTTTAACGCTGCTGGAACCCGAcgaggaggaggacgaggatgAGGAAGGGCCCTGGGGGGGTTGGGGGGCTTCAGGGGCGTGGGGCCCAGCGCGGGGGGGCCGCACGCCCAAGTGCACCGTCCTTCTGTCCCTCACCCAGCGCAACCGACGGCGCCTGAGAGCCAAGGGCCTCACTTACCTCACCGTGGGCTTCCACGTGTTCCAG ATTCCAGAGGAG CTGCTGGGCCTCTGGGACTCCCCGCGCAGCCGCGCGCTCCTGCCCCGGCTGCTGCGCGCCGACCGCTCGCCCCTCAGCGCCCGCCGCGACGTGAGCCGCCGCTGCCGCCTGCGCCCGGGCCACTACCTGGTGGTGCCGAGCACCGCCCACGCCGGCGACGAGGCCGACTTCACTCTGCGTGTCTTCTCCGAGCGCCGCCACACGGCCGT GGAGATCGACGACGTGATCAGCGCAGACCTGCAGGCTCTCCAG GGCCCCTACCTGCCCCTGGAGCTGGATTTGGAGCAGCTGTTTAAGGAGCTGGCTGGAGAG GAGGAAGAGCTCAATGCCTCGCAGCTGCAGGCCTTACTAAGCATTGCCCTGGAGCCTG CCAGGGTCCACACCCGCACCCCCAGAGAGATCGGGCTCAGGACCTGTGAGCAGCTGCTGCAGTGTTTCGGG cATGGGCAAAGCCTGGCCTTACACCACTTCCAGCGGCTCTGGGGCCACCTCCTGGAGTGGCAG GCCATATTCCACAAGTTCGATGAGGATGCCTCTGGAACCATGAACTCCTTCGAGCTGAGGCTGGCACTGAATGCGGCAG GCTTCCACCTGAACAACCAGCTGACCCAGGCCCTCACCAGCCGCTACCGGGATAGCCGTCTGCATGTGGACTTCGAGCGGTTTGTGTCCTGTGTGGCCCAGCTCACCTGCATCTTCT GCCACTGCAGCCAGCACCTGGATGGGGGCGAAGGGGTCATCTGCCTGACCCACAGACAG TGGATGGAGGCGGCCACCTTCTCCTAG
- the LOC105495400 gene encoding calpain-12 isoform X3, with the protein MSRTDVCQGSLGNCWFLAAAASLTLYPRLLRRVVPPGQDFQHGYAGVFHFQLWQFGRWVDVVVDDRLPVREGKLMFVHSEQRNEFWAPLLEKAYAKLHGSYEVMRGGHMNEAFVDFTGGVGEVLYLRQNSMGLFSALRHALAKESLVGATALSDRGEYRTEEGLVKGHAYSVTGTHKVFLGFTKVRLLRLRNPWGRVEWTGAWSDSCPRWDALPTECRDALLVKKEDGEFWMELRDFLLHFDTVQICSLSPEVLGPSPDGGGWHVHTFQGRWVRGFNSGGSQPSAETFWTNPQFRLTLLEPDEEEDEDEEGPWGGWGASGAWGPARGGRTPKCTVLLSLTQRNRRRLRAKGLTYLTVGFHVFQIPEELLGLWDSPRSRALLPRLLRADRSPLSARRDVSRRCRLRPGHYLVVPSTAHAGDEADFTLRVFSERRHTAVEIDDVISADLQALQGPYLPLELDLEQLFKELAGEEEELNASQLQALLSIALEPARVHTRTPREIGLRTCEQLLQCFGHGQSLALHHFQRLWGHLLEWQAIFHKFDEDASGTMNSFELRLALNAAGFHLNNQLTQALTSRYRDSRLHVDFERFVSCVAQLTCIFCHCSQHLDGGEGVICLTHRQWMEAATFS; encoded by the exons ATGAGCCGCACAGATGTGTGTCAGGGGAGCCTGG GTAACTGCTGGTTCCTTGCGGCCGCCGCCTCCCTTACTCTGTATCCCCGGCTCCTGCGCCGGGTGGTCCCTCCTGGACAGGATTTCCAGCATGGCTACGCAGGTGTCTTCCACTTCCAG CTCTGGCAGTTTGGCCGCTGGGTGGACGTCGTGGTGGATGACAGGCTGCCTGTGCGCGAGGGGAAGCTGATGTTCGTGCACTCGGAACAGCGGAACGAGTTCTGGGCCCCACTCCTGGAGAAGGCCTATGCCAA GCTCCACGGCTCTTACGAGGTGATGCGGGGCGGCCACATGAATGAGGCTTTTGTGGACTTCACAGGCGGCGTGGGTGAGGTGCTCTATCTGAGACAAAACAGCATGGGGCTCTTCTCTGCCCTGCGCCATGCCCTGGCCAAGGAGTCCCTTGTGGGCGCCACTGCCCTG AGTGATCGGGGCGAGTACCGCACAGAAGAAGGCCTGGTGAAGGGACACGCGTATTCCGTCACGGGCACACACAAG GTGTTCCTGGGCTTCACCAAGGTGCGGCTGCTGCGGCTGCGGAACCCATGGGGCCGCGTGGAGTGGACCGGGGCCTGGAGTGACAG CTGCCCACGCTGGGACGCACTCCCCACCGAGTGCCGCGATGCCCTGCTGGTGAAAAAGGAGGATGGCGAGTTCTG GATGGAGCTGCGGGACTTCCTCCTCCACTTCGACACGGTGCAGATCTGCTCGCTGAGCCCGGAGGTGCTGGGCCCCAGCCCGGACGGGGGCGGCTGGCACGTCCACACCTTCCAAGGCCGCTGGGTGCGCGGCTTCAACTCCGGCGGGAGCCAGCCGAGTGCTG AAACCTTCTGGACCAATCCTCAGTTCCGTTTAACGCTGCTGGAACCCGAcgaggaggaggacgaggatgAGGAAGGGCCCTGGGGGGGTTGGGGGGCTTCAGGGGCGTGGGGCCCAGCGCGGGGGGGCCGCACGCCCAAGTGCACCGTCCTTCTGTCCCTCACCCAGCGCAACCGACGGCGCCTGAGAGCCAAGGGCCTCACTTACCTCACCGTGGGCTTCCACGTGTTCCAG ATTCCAGAGGAG CTGCTGGGCCTCTGGGACTCCCCGCGCAGCCGCGCGCTCCTGCCCCGGCTGCTGCGCGCCGACCGCTCGCCCCTCAGCGCCCGCCGCGACGTGAGCCGCCGCTGCCGCCTGCGCCCGGGCCACTACCTGGTGGTGCCGAGCACCGCCCACGCCGGCGACGAGGCCGACTTCACTCTGCGTGTCTTCTCCGAGCGCCGCCACACGGCCGT GGAGATCGACGACGTGATCAGCGCAGACCTGCAGGCTCTCCAG GGCCCCTACCTGCCCCTGGAGCTGGATTTGGAGCAGCTGTTTAAGGAGCTGGCTGGAGAG GAGGAAGAGCTCAATGCCTCGCAGCTGCAGGCCTTACTAAGCATTGCCCTGGAGCCTG CCAGGGTCCACACCCGCACCCCCAGAGAGATCGGGCTCAGGACCTGTGAGCAGCTGCTGCAGTGTTTCGGG cATGGGCAAAGCCTGGCCTTACACCACTTCCAGCGGCTCTGGGGCCACCTCCTGGAGTGGCAG GCCATATTCCACAAGTTCGATGAGGATGCCTCTGGAACCATGAACTCCTTCGAGCTGAGGCTGGCACTGAATGCGGCAG GCTTCCACCTGAACAACCAGCTGACCCAGGCCCTCACCAGCCGCTACCGGGATAGCCGTCTGCATGTGGACTTCGAGCGGTTTGTGTCCTGTGTGGCCCAGCTCACCTGCATCTTCT GCCACTGCAGCCAGCACCTGGATGGGGGCGAAGGGGTCATCTGCCTGACCCACAGACAG TGGATGGAGGCGGCCACCTTCTCCTAG